One genomic window of Plasmodium coatneyi strain Hackeri chromosome 12, complete sequence includes the following:
- a CDS encoding Protein kinase → MVELSPQDGYTKVYTVVREICKYVCLFCGGVRAYRGVLSRLALGRKIGWGLFGVTFAYARGVEQHPAGKNSEGGKYNRCSREGTPVGGTPLGGTAGGGSAKCRDLLNDKYLLTKKIKDVFRKTKRSSHHELDVIFLPRAALEHGMKGEHTCTNCMVNADHSLYALRLRSDNIVEGHTKTIYGPSAADVQKIYYDYDYEQKEYTEDIDPNLVEGGEIGKGREKKSEGKFSTAMAWLKGTYKMIDFAKRLFLSYVEKTDYDVKGDIKRYEPKKLKYTVKEKMGSGSFGEIWYAINMDKKSPFKDVVLKKVLILQDEETSERNAKREIYFGELLKNCQNVSRFIEFFTEYERTNGNEEKKYVWLVFANEGYSLANHLFHVDKNKGGMLTPSRLWWSIKKQSIGMLVLKDLMHQILKGVYNAHKIGITHRDIKMENIFVSASTPFTVRIGDWGSAVEYNNEDFLFSPSENEETEGYQPPESLFGHMKRNFNRRPYYDMWGIGIVFLQFVLGTKNPLEVRNKRNAMKLHNFYAKHATPEALKEAIFLQSLSELCLMRWGLSPNNSISLKRERLPHSSIYGNNTILNSLHYSLSFDLIRLKNHTMSNWRSRYLANTYNSLVPFFPVSSPLCADTNCLHLYDPGLATPPSLSGHSGKTPYKNVIGTNLHLHGEHTCADCKNNAQMNQMIYQHSRMHALLSTSCDDEQFQQILQERDPSGVGLPNANARNLLRRLLTFDYATRITAEEALNHPWFAEP, encoded by the exons ATGGTAG AACTTAGCCCCCAGGATGGCTATACAAAGGTTTATACAGTTGTTAGAGAAATTTGCAAGTATGTCTGTTTGTTCTGCGGGGGGGTTAGAGCCTATAGGGGTGTGTTGTCCCGTTTGGCGTTGGGGAGGAAGATTGGTTGGGGGCTATTCGGTGTGACCTTTGCATACGCCAGGGGGGTGGAGCAGCACCCCGCAGGAAAGAAtagtgaaggaggaaagtatAACCGTTGCTCAAGGGAAGGCACCCCTGTTGGAGGAACCCCCCTTGGAGGGACAGCCGGGGGTGGATCCGCCAAGTGCCGAGACCTGCTAAACGACAAGTACCTGCTAACGAAGAAGATAAAGGACGTGTTTCGCAAAACGAAAAGGAGCAGCCACCACGAACTGGATgtcatcttccttccccgtGCGGCACTGGAGCATGGAATGAAAGGAGAGCATACTTGCACAAATTGCATGGTAAACGCTGATCATTCGCTTTACGCGTTGCGGTTAAGAAGTGATAACATTGTGGAAGGACACACGAAAACGATTTACGGGCCGAGCGCAGCAGATGTGCAGAAGATATACTATGACTATGACTACGAGCAGAAGGAATACACCGAAGATATTGACCCCAATCTGGTGGAGGGGGGTGAAATTGGAAAAGGTCGGGAGAAGAAGAGTGAAGGGAAGTTTTCCACTGCGATGGCGTGGCTAAAGGGAACATACAAAATGATCGACTTTGCGAAAAGGTTATTCCTCAGTTATGTAGAGAAGACGGACTACGACGTGAAGGGGGATATAAAACGGTACGAACCGAAGAAGCTAAAGTATacggtgaaggaaaaaatgggaagcgGATCATTTGGTGAAATCTGGTATGCAATAAATATGGATAAAAAATCCCCATTCAAAGATGTAGTGTTAAAGAAGGTTCTAATTCTGCAGGATGAGGAAACATCGGAGAGAAATGCGAAGAGAGAGATCTACTTCGGAGAGCTGCtgaaaaattgccaaaatgTAAGTCGGTTTATTGAATTCTTCACAGAATatgaaagaacaaatgggaatgaagaaaagaagtatGTGTGGCTGGTTTTTGCAAATGAAGGGTACTCCTTAGCCAATCACCTATTCCATGTAGACAAAAACAAGGGAGGGATGTTAACCCCAAGTAGATTATGGTGGAGCATAAAGAAGCAAAGCATTGGCATGCTAGTACTGAAAGATTTAATGCACCAAATATTAAAAGGAGTTTACAATGCACATAAGATTGGGATCACTCATAGGgatataaaaatggaaaacatttTCGTCTCGGCAAGTACCCCTTTCACTGTTCGTATTGGTGATTGGGGTAGTGCAGTAGAGTATAACAATGAAGACTTTTTATTCTCTCCTTCGGAGAATGAAGAGACAGAAGGGTACCAACCACCTGAATCTTTATTTGGACATATGAAAAGAAACTTTAACCGCCGTCCTTATTATGATATGTGGGGTATTGGCATCGTATTTCTGCAGTTCGTTCTAGGTACTAAGAATCCTCTAGAGGttagaaataaaaggaatgcaATGAAGCTGCATAATTTCTACGCCAAGCATGCAACCCCAGAAGCATTAAAAGAGGCCATTTTTCTGCAGAGCCTTTCCGAGTTGTGCTTAATGCGATGGGGATTGTCTCCGAACAATTCGATTTCGCTCAAACGGGAAAGACTCCCCCATTCGTCCATTTATGGAAATAACACCATTTTGAATTCTCTGCATTATTCTCTCTCCTTCGATCTGATTCGTTTAAAGAATCATACGATGAGTAATTGGAGGAGTAGGTACCTTGCCAATACTTACAACTCGTTAGTCCCGTTCTTCCCGGTTTCCTCTCCCCTTTGTGCAGATACCAACTGTCTGCATTTGTATGACCCTGGTTTGGCAACCCCTCCCAGTTTGAGTGGCCACTCCGGGAAAACTCCCTACAAAAATGTCATCGGCACAAATTTGCACCTCCACGGGGAACACACCTGTGCAGACTGCAAGAACAACGCACAGATGAACCAAATGATATACCAACACTCACGCATGCACGCTCTGCTTTCCACTTCCTGCGATGATGAGCAGTTTCAGCAGATCCTTCAGGAGAGAGATCCCTCTGGAGTGGGGCTCCCTAACGCCAACGCGAGAAACCTACTCCGGCGTCTGCTCACCTTTGACTACGCTACGAGGATTACCGCTGAGGAGGCCCTCAACCATCCCTGGTTTGCCGAGCCGTAG